Proteins encoded by one window of Leishmania infantum JPCM5 genome chromosome 32:
- the PMI gene encoding phosphomannose isomerase gives MSELVKLEVGHQDYAWGKDAASSFVAKMKGLTNDKSGKMFAELWVGTHPNCPSRIADGDAQLLEEFLKQPENKKKYFSEAHQATTFRDTVPYLLKILSIRTALSIQAHPCKKLAEKLHAARPDKYKDPNHKPELICALTPFEALCCFRPLGAIIAYLKRIPELAELVGADAVLGQYMMAPESALPATDSDEEKQSLKAMITNVYAASDDIVTKALRLHLQRIEETGAQCAEDELFVRIYRQYPDDVGCWMVYFLNYVQMVPGEALFLSDSEPHAYISGDGVEIMACSDNVVRAGLTPKWKDVPTLISMLKYDTTGLASARHEKKSSEDAAQWQVQYYRPPAQFPDFSLYRMQYEHASGKGTTSVTLPTIGLGFCLEGSAKVNGTTVNAGDCFAVPYGKVTCQAEGAKALVFVASTNDLSDR, from the coding sequence ATGTCTGAGCTCGTAAAGCTTGAAGTGGGCCATCAGGACTATGCCTGGGGCAAGGATGCCGCGTCCAGCTTCGTGGCAAAGATGAAGGGCTTGACGAACGACAAGTCCGGCAAGATGTTTGCGGAGTTGTGGGTAGGCACGCACCCCAACTGCCCGTCCAGGatcgccgacggcgacgcgcagctgctcgaggagTTCCTGAAGCAGCCAGAGAATAAAAAGAAGTACTTTTCAGAAGCTCACCAGGCCACGACCTTCCGTGACACAGTGCCCTACCTGCTGAAGATTCTGTCGATTCGCACGGCGCTGTCCATCCAGGCGCACCCGTGCAAGAAGCTTGCCGAGAAGCTGCACGCAGCGAGGCCGGATAAGTACAAGGACCCGAACCACAAGCCAGAGCTCATTTGCGCCTTGACCCCCTTTGAGGCACTCTGCTGCTTCCGACCGCTCGGCGCCATCATCGCGTATCTGAAGCGCATCccggagctggcggagcttgtgggcgccgacgcggtgCTGGGTCAGTACATGATGGCGCCGGAGAGCGCGCTGCCTGCAACGGACAGCGACGAAGAGAAGCAGTCGCTGAAAGCGATGATAACGAACGTGTACGCTGCTTCGGACGACATCGTCAcgaaggcgctgcgcctgcacctccagcgcaTCGAGGAGACGGGCGCGCAGTGTGCCGAGGACGAGCTCTTTGTTCGCATTTACAGGCAGTACCCGGATGATGTCGGCTGCTGGATGGTTTACTTCCTCAATTACGTACAGATGGTGCCCGGGGAGGCTCTCTTCTTATCGGACAGCGAGCCGCACGCGTATatcagcggcgacggtgtcgaGATCATGGCATGCAGCGACAACGTCGTGCGTGCTGGACTCACGCCGAAGTGGAAGGATGTGCCGACGCTCATAAGCATGCTGAAGTACGACACGACCGGGCTTGCGTCTGCCCGCcacgagaagaagagcagcgaggacgcggcgcagTGGCAGGTGCAGTACTACCGGCCACCGGCACAGTTCCCGGACTTTTCGCTGTACCGCATGCAGTACGAGCACGCTTCTGGCAAAGGGACGACCTCCGTGACCTTGCCGACGATAGGCCTGGGCTTCTGCTTGGAGGGGTCTGCCAAGGTGAACGGGACGACGGTAAACGCCGGCGACTGCTTTGCGGTGCCGTACGGCAAGGTGACGTGCCAAGCTGAGGGAGCGAAGGCGCTTGTGTTCGTTGCGTCGACCAACGACTTGAGCGACAGATAG
- a CDS encoding putative DNA repair and recombination protein,mitochondrial precursor, producing MPPHHPSTHLQRSDPQFSAARCVVHMFVSASFAGTGCSATPRSSCFVYVCGHVYVRLPPQGGAALLSHLLFCIPTTTTSHPLHSLVSSLPLCAPLLTTILHWHLHAQTRPTQALRVAGTERRCSGREGDLLGSTVNSFFLSEPLLAQLSSFFFSMRCRSIRCGIAQKKFTQKVETRVKGSAAATSATATVHWENAPPLPPRCGAPQFPTGASTPDAFRSAAAQRTGCSEHWTKCRSQNSGSQSMAKKGEMERRSGFDVAGAADLTGASTASDVVFLPAKDKAVTESLLTREQATVCDLACQGASLFIGGEAGTGKSHLLRAIAAKLTAQGYRIAITASTGIAALNIGGNTFHSTFGVPLPTPDDMTDLSTQPPPTDAAFDIDDGQESGGGDGEGIEEEVVVDDFATGSSVDKLGHPRRLRFRNTGVLAEVDVVVIDEVSMLHAGVLESFERAARRMAGRDASQPFGGLQMILSGDFLQLTPFASVGAPFGRRRRYRQVGDGRPNKDDDCIVCQCVSPESDDAQPSADEATIPVEAAEKSCRTAVDAAASEVESASAAKHSKRKRVSRASHCSAGKGRRCDLWYYDKPMFESWCFTHYLLHVQLREPQRQQDQRFAADLNRLRQGRLPYRLSRSGFLNAAVEDAVRLLPTKGAVKNYNDRKMLELEGEERLFPTQLTMTEAMRPPTFGTTTGQRQEDADDGGQWGAALLVHYRFCSPTGSARSALKQRGRLRDMEAIGVARNLEEVCLFPRGSVQVYGLPSPLSYSTSLSAVCVRCSGATHCIAEDRRCTVKNVLEMWSGVPSARNGKATSGNLNGAQEYARAVARLQPLGAMFPRELVRVEAVDARQLTRRLQPFMQESLRQAIRKDTVLQDKLLKVGCRVMLLRNLTLQYVNGSLGRVVGFRSFSACKGLLPEEMKARATPANLLERVAVYSTGNGPGGAASAVQVPVVRMDADGKDVAIPWITLPISITKQDWCFTVDAACIPLTPAYAFTVHKVQGVTLDHAVLFDAGDMFPCDHLVYVASSRVRKFEHLRIVNLSPRMISVHRPSLLFTQNIPGVEAAAKTWAAWRSMPLSGQLFYLPSHLGRESAR from the coding sequence atgccgccgcaccaTCCAAGCACTCACCTCCAGCGAAGCGATCCGCAATTCTCGGCCGCTCGGTGTGTTGTGCACATGTTTGTGAGCGCTTCTTTTGCGGGGACTGGCTGCTCCGCCACTCCCCGCTCCTCTTGctttgtgtatgtgtgtgggcaTGTCTAcgtgcgcctccctcctcagggcggcgctgctctccttTCGCACTTGCTTTTTTGtatccccaccaccaccacctctcaTCCATTGCACTCTCTCGTATCATCGTTGCCACTCTGTGCTCCACTCTTGACTACGATTCTGCACTGGCACCTACACGCACAGACAAGGCCAACACAGGCGTTGAGGGTCGCTGGAACCgaacgccgctgctcagGCAGAGAGGGCGACCTCCTTGGTTCGACGGTGaactctttttttttatcaGAACCCTTACTCGCACAActctcttcgttttttttttcgatgcGGTGCCGCTCGATCCGGTGCGGAATAGCGCAGAAAAAGTTCACACAAAAAGTCGAGACGCGCGTGAAGGGAAGCGCAGCCGCtacctccgccaccgcaaCTGTTCACTGGGAGAATGcaccgccgctaccgccCCGGTGTGGGGCTCCGCAATTCCCAACGGGTGCTTCGACCCCGGACGCGTTCAGgtctgcggctgcacagCGTACCGGATGCAGTGAGCATTGGACAAAGTGCCGTTCGCAGAACAGTGGATCACAGTCAATGGCGAAGAAAGGGGAGATGGAGCGCCGCAGTGGATTTGACgttgccggtgctgctgatcTGACAGGGGCGAGCACGGCCTCCGACGTTGTGTTTTTGCCGGCGAAAGACAAAGCAGTAACGGAATCTCTGCTGACACGGGAGCAAGCCACTGTGTGCGACTTGGCGTGCCAAGGTGCATCGCTGTTCATTGGGGGCGAGGCGGGGACCGGCAAGTCGCACCTATTGCGCGCCATCGCAGCGAAACTGACGGCACAGGGATACCGCATCGCCATCACGGCTTCCACCGGTATCGCCGCGTTGAACATCGGTGGCAACACTTTTCACAGCACCTTTGGCGTGCCTCTACCCACCCCAGATGATATGACGGACCTGtcgacgcagccgccacccACGGATGCCGCCTTCGACATCGACGACGGTCAAGAGAGCGggggcggcgatggtgaaGGAATCGAGGAAGAGGTGGTCGTAGACGACTTCGCAACAGGGTCCTCGGTCGACAAACTCGGACACCCGCGTCGACTGCGATTCAGAAACACCGGGGTCCTCGCGGAGGTGGACGTAGTGGTCATCGACGAGGTTTCCATGCTTCACGCGGGGGTGCTTGAGTCTTTTGAGCGGGCCGCCCGTCGCATGGCAGGGCGTGACGCCAGTCAGCCGTTCGGGGGTTTGCAGATGATTCTCTCCGGCGACTTTCTGCAACTCACGCCGTTCGCCTCGGTCGGCGCCCCTTtcggcaggcggcggcggtaccGTCAAGTTGGTGACGGAAGGCCCAACAAAGACGACGACTGCATCGTCTGCCAGTGCGTCAGTCCTGAGAGCGACGATGCGCAGCCGTCCGCAGACGAGGCCACGATCCCCGTtgaggcggcagagaagtcgtgccgcaccgccgtcgacgcggcCGCGTCTGAGGTAGAGAGCGCATCGGCTGCCAAACACAGCAAAAGGAAACGAGTCTCCCGTGCTTCTCATTGTAGCGCCGGGAagggccgccgctgcgacctGTGGTACTATGACAAGCCCATGTTTGAGAGCTGGTGCTTCACTCACTATCTCCTTCATGTGCAGCTTCGAGAaccacagcgccagcaggaTCAACGGTTCGCCGCCGACTTGAATCGCCTGCGGCAGGGCAGGCTTCCCTATCGACTGTCGCGCTCCGGTTTTCTGAACGCGGCGGTCGAGGATGCCGTGCGCCTTTTACCGACCAAGGGGGCTGTCAAGAACTACAACGACCGCAAGATGTTGGAgctggagggagaggagcgaCTTTTTCCAACGCAGCTCACCATGACAGAGGCGATGCGCCCGCCTACCTTTGGTACTACAACAGGGCAGAGACAAGAAGatgccgacgacggcggccagTGGGGAGCCGCACTGCTTGTGCACTATCGTTTCTGTTCCCCTACTGGAAGTGCTAGAAGTGCGCTcaagcagcgagggcgactACGGGACATGGAGGCGATTGGCGTCGCTCGTAACCTGGAGGAGGTTTGCCTCTTTCCTCGCGGCTCCGTGCAGGTCTACGGCCTCCCCTCACCGCTCTCGTACTCCACATCCTTGTctgccgtgtgtgtgcgctgcagtggcgcaaCTCACTGCATCGCAGAGGACCGACGATGCACTGTGAAGAACGTTCTGGAGATGTGGTCTGGAGTCCCCAGCGCCCGAAACGGCAAGGCCACGTCGGGGAACCTCAATGGCGCTCAGGAGTACGCACGTGCAGTCGCTCGCCTGCAGCCACTGGGTGCTATGTTTCCGCGAGAACTCGTGCGTGTGGAAGCTGTGGATGCGCGGCAGCTAACGCGTCGGCTGCAACCGTTTATGCAGGAGAGCTTGCGCCAGGCTATCCGAAAGGATACCGTGCTCCAGGATAAGCTGCTGAAAGTCGGGTGTCGTGTGATGCTGCTACGCAACTTGACGCTTCAGTATGTGAACGGCTCTCTTGGCAGGGTGGTTGGGTTTCGATCGTTCTCGGCGTGTAAGGGTCTGTTGCCGGAGGAGATGAAGGCGCGTGCGACTCCGGCAAACCTGCTAGAGCGTGTCGCCGTGTATTCCACAGGGAACGGACCGGGCGGCGCCGCAAGCGCTGTGCAGGTGCCTGTAGTGCGGATGGACGCAGACGGCAAAGATGTCGCGATTCCTTGGATCACGCTGCCGATTTCGATCACGAAGCAGGACTGGTGCTTCACCGTGGATGCTGCCTGCATCCCGTTGACACCGGCCTACGCGTTTACCGTGCACAAAGTCCAAGGCGTTACGCTGGACCATGCCGTGCTCTTTGACGCCGGCGATATGTTTCCGTGTGACCACCTCGTTTACGTCGCATCGAGTCGCGTGCGCAAGTTCGAGCACCTGCGCATTGTGAATCTCTCTCCGCGGATGATATCGGTGCACAGgccctcgctgctcttcacCCAAAACATCCCAGGCGTCGAGGCCGCGGCAAAGACGTGGGCGGCATGGAGGTCGATGCCGCTTTCGGGACAGTTGTTCTACCTTCCCTCTCACCTTGGCCGAGAATCAGCTCGGTAG